The Anabas testudineus chromosome 11, fAnaTes1.2, whole genome shotgun sequence genome has a segment encoding these proteins:
- the LOC113153969 gene encoding progranulin-like → MLGVTLWLVVGVFVWNFASCTVTCRDGNICPDSSTCCLTRRGYSCCPYPNAVCCSDLAHCCPSGFRCNLTTQKCDKKNQPWINVPMVKKDAKEEPSIPVVPVSSLQELESSDVPDKTKSSVVFCDNFNVCPDGTTCCRHPRGVWFCCPYSPGRCCLDGFHCCPFGFDCDLTYTHCVRQSLRYPFTPKQTLSSFPATVISNSEDKVSLETPMTTLTEPSEGNREAGVIRCDSKFYCSPGTTCCKGSTGRWNCCPYPLGKCCADGRHCCQYGYDCDPSSLKCRNFYSQVPSGTQQQAKTD, encoded by the exons ATGCTGGGAGTTACTTTGTGGCTTGTGgtgggagtgtttgtgtggaacTTTGCATCTTGCACCGTCACTTGCCGTGATGGTAATATCTGTCCTGACTCTTCCACCTGTTGTTTGACCAGACGTGGATATAGCTGCTGTCCATATCCAAAT GCTGTGTGTTGCTCTGACCTGGCCCACTGCTGCCCTTCAGGATTTCGTTGTAACCTGACCACCCAGAagtgtgataaaaaaaatcagccGTGGATCAATGTGCCTATGGTGAAGAAGGATGCTAAAGAAGAACCAAGCATTCCTGTTGTGCCTGTTTCTTCCCTTCAGGAACTCGAAAGCAGTGATGTCCCAGACAAGACAAAGAGCTCTGTTGTCTTCTGTGACAACTTTAATGTTTGTCCTGATGGCACTACGTGCTGCAGACACCCGAGAGGTGTCTGGTTTTGCTGCCCATACTCTCCC GGCCGGTGTTGTCTGGATGGCTTCCACTGTTGTCCATTTGGCTTTGACTGTGACCTCAcctacacacactgtgtgagaCAAAGTCTGAGGTATCCTTTCACCCCCAAGCAAACTCTGTCGTCATTCCCTGCCACTGTCATTTCAAATTCGGAGGACAAAGTCAGTTTGGAG ACACCTATGACAACTCTAACAGAGCCCAGTGAGGGCAACCGTGAGGCTGGAGTAATTCGCTGTGATTCCAAGTTTTACTGCTCGCCAGGGACAACTTGCTGCAAGGGATCCACAGGCCGGTGGAACTGCTGTCCCTACCCACTG GGCAAATGTTGTGCAGATGGTCGACACTGCTGTCAGTATGGATATGACTGCGACCCCTCCTCCTTGAAATGCAGAAACTTTTACTCTCAGGTCCCCTCAGGAACACAGCAACAGGCCAAGACAGACTAA
- the fam133b gene encoding protein FAM133 isoform X1, protein MGKRDNRVAYINPIAAARARGPVQNSGPTIQDYLSRPRPTWEELKEQLEKKKKGSRALADFEDKMNEKWRKELAKNREKMLSGNDKDKKTTDKEKEEKKEKKEKKKKEKKKPSRHSSSSSSSSSSDSSSSSPSEYEDEDEKKSVKKKRKRKKSAVRRASDSSEEESDADSKKKKRIKEEGDKEKDDKIRSRKKKAERSHKGSSSESSVDSEGEEPESKKKKRSSEEMEKITDKSKKKRKKKHKKHGRKKKKKAASQSDSELD, encoded by the exons GCTTACATTAACCCCATTGCTGCTGCACGAGCCAGAGGTCCAGTACAGAACTCTGGCCCAACAATACAGGATTATCTAAGCAGACCTCGACCAACATG GGAAGAGTTAAAGGAGCAgttggagaagaagaagaagggctCACGAGCACTGGCTGACTTTGAGGACAAAATGAATGAG AAATGGAGGAAAGAACTGGCAAAGAACCGTGAGAAGATGTTAAGTGGAAacgacaaagacaaaaagacaactgacaaggaaaaagaggagaagaaagagaagaaagag aaaaagaagaaggagaagaagaaaccaaGCAGG cattcttcatcttcctcctcctcatcgaGTTCTGATTCCTCTAGCAGCTCCCCCTCAGAATATGAAGATGAG gaTGAAAAGAAGAGTGTGAAGAAAAAGCGTAAGAGAAAGAAGTCAGCAGTCAGGAGAGCATCAGACAGCTCAGAGGAAGAATCAGATGCTGACAGCAAG aaaaagaaaagaattaagGAAGAAGGGGACAAAGAAAAG GATGACAAGATCCGCAGTAGAAAAAAGAAGGCTGAGCGAAGTCATAAAGGCTCATCTTCAGAATCGTCAGTGGACTCCGAGGGGGAAGAG CCTGAatccaagaagaaaaagagaagtagtgaggaaatggaaaaaatcaCA GACAAATccaaaaagaagaggaaaaagaagcacAAGAAACACggcagaaaaaagaagaagaaggcagcATCTCAGTCGGACTCGGAGCTTGACTAA
- the fam133b gene encoding protein FAM133 isoform X2: MGKRDNRVAYINPIAAARARGPVQNSGPTIQDYLSRPRPTWEELKEQLEKKKKGSRALADFEDKMNEKWRKELAKNREKMLSGNDKDKKTTDKEKEEKKEKKEKKKKEKKKPSRHSSSSSSSSSSDSSSSSPSEYEDEDEKKSVKKKRKRKKSAVRRASDSSEEESDADSKKKKRIKEEGDKEKDDKIRSRKKKAERSHKGSSSESSVDSEGEESVPEAAM; this comes from the exons GCTTACATTAACCCCATTGCTGCTGCACGAGCCAGAGGTCCAGTACAGAACTCTGGCCCAACAATACAGGATTATCTAAGCAGACCTCGACCAACATG GGAAGAGTTAAAGGAGCAgttggagaagaagaagaagggctCACGAGCACTGGCTGACTTTGAGGACAAAATGAATGAG AAATGGAGGAAAGAACTGGCAAAGAACCGTGAGAAGATGTTAAGTGGAAacgacaaagacaaaaagacaactgacaaggaaaaagaggagaagaaagagaagaaagag aaaaagaagaaggagaagaagaaaccaaGCAGG cattcttcatcttcctcctcctcatcgaGTTCTGATTCCTCTAGCAGCTCCCCCTCAGAATATGAAGATGAG gaTGAAAAGAAGAGTGTGAAGAAAAAGCGTAAGAGAAAGAAGTCAGCAGTCAGGAGAGCATCAGACAGCTCAGAGGAAGAATCAGATGCTGACAGCAAG aaaaagaaaagaattaagGAAGAAGGGGACAAAGAAAAG GATGACAAGATCCGCAGTAGAAAAAAGAAGGCTGAGCGAAGTCATAAAGGCTCATCTTCAGAATCGTCAGTGGACTCCGAGGGGGAAGAG TctgttccagaagcagccatgTAA